In Streptomyces nojiriensis, one genomic interval encodes:
- a CDS encoding LamG-like jellyroll fold domain-containing protein → MTDGTNPPSHPQPEPAPGSGGYGFPPGPPAQGGYGYPTPSAGYGYPQPGQQPNPYQQDPGGGYAQDPAGGYPQDPGGYAQDPGGYPQDPAGGQWPPAAPAQPGFTKLAGPDLPGGSSQPDWEAMADRSAAERRRKRLWMLGGGVTVLALLAGGGTFFLLGGNEDGQDAQPSNSASASPEPEDAKEPAAYTATVAGDDTLLRDSYGSMGIRLGPDLKVSPLGKRFQVIGKGNGNSWGQSAEPVVDVTKSFTVTARAYNSAAKGSRIVMSQGDGESFSFELGVNEVNGKQAWIFRVQTGDKGAAATTRTVTAEGLSMVKTPTLLMATYDAEKKAIALYVDGKKAGETPVPPIWQAPGPLQLGRSKHHNIWTGAWQGALHSVKTYDMAFTEEQAAGYKEGKLEPSPKPTHAWLLT, encoded by the coding sequence ATGACCGACGGTACGAATCCCCCGAGCCACCCGCAGCCCGAGCCCGCTCCCGGGAGCGGCGGATACGGGTTCCCGCCGGGACCGCCCGCGCAGGGCGGCTACGGCTACCCGACCCCGTCCGCCGGCTACGGCTACCCGCAGCCGGGGCAGCAGCCGAACCCGTACCAGCAGGACCCGGGGGGCGGTTACGCGCAGGACCCGGCGGGCGGCTACCCGCAGGACCCGGGCGGTTACGCGCAGGACCCGGGCGGCTACCCGCAGGACCCGGCGGGCGGTCAGTGGCCTCCGGCGGCCCCGGCCCAGCCGGGCTTCACGAAGCTGGCCGGTCCGGACCTGCCCGGCGGATCGTCACAGCCGGACTGGGAGGCCATGGCGGACCGCTCCGCGGCCGAGCGGCGCAGGAAGCGGCTGTGGATGCTGGGCGGCGGGGTGACCGTGCTCGCGCTGCTGGCCGGCGGTGGAACGTTCTTCCTGCTCGGCGGCAACGAGGACGGACAGGACGCCCAGCCCTCGAACTCGGCCTCCGCCTCGCCCGAGCCGGAGGACGCGAAGGAGCCCGCCGCCTACACCGCGACCGTCGCGGGTGACGACACCCTGCTGCGGGACAGCTACGGCAGCATGGGGATCCGGCTCGGCCCCGACCTCAAGGTCAGCCCGCTGGGCAAGCGCTTCCAGGTCATAGGCAAGGGCAACGGGAACTCGTGGGGGCAGTCCGCCGAGCCGGTCGTGGACGTGACCAAGAGCTTCACCGTCACGGCCCGCGCCTACAACTCCGCCGCCAAGGGCTCGCGGATCGTCATGAGCCAGGGCGACGGGGAGTCGTTCTCCTTCGAGCTGGGCGTGAACGAGGTGAACGGCAAGCAGGCCTGGATCTTCCGCGTGCAGACGGGCGACAAGGGCGCCGCGGCCACCACGCGGACGGTCACCGCGGAGGGGCTCAGCATGGTGAAGACGCCCACGCTGCTGATGGCCACCTACGACGCCGAGAAGAAGGCCATCGCGCTCTACGTCGACGGCAAGAAGGCCGGCGAGACCCCGGTGCCGCCGATCTGGCAGGCCCCCGGTCCGCTCCAGCTCGGCCGGTCCAAGCACCACAACATCTGGACCGGTGCGTGGCAGGGCGCCCTGCACAGCGTGAAGACCTACGACATGGCCTTCACGGAGGAGCAGGCCGCCGGGTACAAGGAGGGGAAGCTCGAACCATCGCCGAAGCCGACCCATGCCTGGCTGCTCACCTGA
- the cseC gene encoding two-component system sensor histidine kinase CseC, producing the protein MRRFTFRTGIRWKITVAIASVGVLVTIALSLVVHSAARVSMLESAREVQLERVQFISRNADAGRKPPMGAKLNDPELPAELRHKAQSGRRGTYVQERPGGGLPEVWAAVPLGNGMVLSLHTPFRESANLLPDLDRALVIGGLSAVIGGSALGVLIGGQISRRLRKAAAASQRVAHGDPDVRVRDAVGGVVRDETDDLARAVDAMADALQQRLEAERRVTADIAHELRTPVTGLLTAAELLPPGRPTELVRDRAQALRALVEDVLEVARLDSASERAELQDVALGEFVSRRVASLMPEATVRVVADEIVSTDPRRLERILGNLLANAARYGQPPIQVDVEGRVVRVRDHGPGFPEALLREGPSRFRTGSTDRAGVGHGLGLTIAEGQARVLGARLTFRNVAARGGSEREGAAAGAVAVLWLPEHAPTTTGSFPILELPQG; encoded by the coding sequence ATGAGACGGTTCACCTTCCGCACGGGGATCCGCTGGAAGATCACGGTCGCCATCGCCTCCGTGGGCGTCCTCGTCACGATCGCGCTGAGCCTGGTGGTGCACAGTGCTGCCCGCGTGTCGATGCTGGAGAGCGCCCGCGAAGTGCAGCTGGAGCGCGTGCAGTTCATCTCCCGTAACGCCGATGCCGGACGCAAGCCGCCCATGGGGGCCAAGCTCAACGATCCCGAACTGCCCGCCGAGCTGCGGCACAAGGCGCAGTCGGGGCGGCGCGGGACCTACGTCCAGGAGCGGCCGGGCGGGGGGCTGCCCGAGGTGTGGGCCGCCGTACCGCTCGGCAACGGGATGGTGCTGTCGCTGCACACCCCGTTCCGGGAGAGCGCCAATCTGCTCCCCGACCTGGACCGGGCCCTGGTCATCGGCGGCCTGTCCGCCGTGATCGGCGGCTCGGCGCTCGGCGTGCTCATCGGCGGGCAGATCTCGCGCCGGCTGCGCAAGGCCGCGGCCGCCTCGCAGCGGGTGGCGCACGGCGATCCCGACGTCCGCGTACGGGACGCGGTCGGCGGTGTCGTACGGGACGAGACGGACGACCTCGCGCGGGCCGTGGACGCCATGGCGGACGCCCTGCAGCAGCGACTGGAGGCCGAGCGGCGGGTGACCGCGGACATCGCGCACGAACTGCGGACTCCGGTGACGGGCCTGCTCACGGCGGCGGAACTGCTGCCTCCGGGGCGGCCGACGGAGCTGGTGCGGGACCGCGCCCAGGCGCTGCGCGCGCTGGTCGAGGACGTGCTGGAGGTGGCCCGGCTGGACAGCGCTTCGGAGCGGGCGGAGCTCCAGGACGTGGCGTTGGGCGAGTTCGTGAGCCGGCGGGTGGCGTCGCTGATGCCGGAGGCGACCGTACGGGTCGTCGCGGACGAGATCGTCAGCACCGACCCGCGCCGCCTGGAGCGGATCCTGGGGAACCTTCTCGCCAATGCCGCACGGTACGGGCAGCCGCCGATCCAGGTCGACGTCGAGGGCCGGGTCGTACGGGTCCGGGACCACGGGCCGGGCTTCCCCGAGGCGCTGCTGCGCGAGGGGCCGAGCCGCTTCCGCACCGGGTCGACGGACCGCGCGGGCGTGGGGCACGGGCTGGGGCTGACCATCGCGGAGGGCCAGGCGCGGGTGCTGGGCGCCCGGCTGACCTTCCGTAACGTGGCCGCCCGGGGCGGCTCGGAGCGTGAGGGCGCGGCGGCGGGTGCGGTGGCGGTCCTGTGGCTGCCGGAGCACGCGCCGACGACGACGGGCAGCTTCCCGATCCTCGAACTGCCGCAGGGCTGA
- the cseB gene encoding two-component system response regulator CseB: MAETHVLFVEDDDVIREATTLALERDGFVVTAMPDGLSGLESFRANRPDIALLDVMVPGMDGVSLCRRIRDESTVPVIMLSARADSIDVVLGLEAGADDYVTKPFDGSVLVARIRAVLRRFDHSGGPQNGAANAADNGSGPERGVLSFGDLEVDTEGMEVRRAGAAVALTPTEMRLLLEFSSAPGTVLSRDRLLERVWDYDWGGDTRVVDVHVQRLRTKIGQDRIETVRGFGYKLKA; encoded by the coding sequence ATGGCCGAGACCCATGTCCTGTTCGTGGAGGACGACGACGTCATCCGTGAGGCCACGACCCTGGCGCTGGAGCGCGACGGGTTCGTGGTCACGGCCATGCCCGACGGCCTGTCCGGACTGGAGTCCTTCCGCGCGAACCGGCCCGACATCGCCCTGCTGGACGTGATGGTCCCGGGCATGGACGGCGTGAGCCTGTGCCGCCGCATCCGCGACGAGTCCACCGTCCCGGTGATCATGCTCTCCGCGCGCGCCGACTCCATCGACGTGGTGCTGGGCCTGGAGGCGGGCGCCGACGACTACGTCACCAAGCCCTTCGACGGATCCGTGCTCGTGGCCCGGATCCGCGCGGTGCTGCGCCGCTTCGACCACTCCGGCGGCCCGCAGAACGGCGCGGCGAACGCGGCCGACAACGGCTCGGGCCCCGAGCGCGGGGTGCTCTCCTTCGGCGACCTGGAGGTGGACACCGAGGGCATGGAGGTCCGCCGGGCGGGCGCCGCCGTGGCCCTGACCCCGACCGAGATGCGGCTGCTGCTGGAGTTCTCCTCCGCGCCCGGCACCGTGCTGTCGCGCGACCGCCTGCTGGAGCGGGTCTGGGACTACGACTGGGGCGGCGACACCCGCGTCGTGGACGTCCACGTCCAGCGGCTGCGCACCAAGATCGGCCAGGACCGGATCGAAACGGTCCGGGGCTTCGGATACAAGCTCAAGGCATGA
- a CDS encoding SigE family RNA polymerase sigma factor encodes MAHGEVLGFEEYVRTRQDALLRSARRLVPDPTDAQDLLQTALVRTYGRWDGIADKSLADAYLRRVMINTRTEWWRARKLEEVPTEQLPDASVEDGSDQRADRALLMDILKVLAPKQRSVVVLRHWEQMSTEETAAALGMSAGTVKSTLHRALARLRQELESRDLDMRALERGDHTMRYEGRERCAA; translated from the coding sequence ATGGCGCACGGTGAGGTGCTCGGTTTCGAGGAGTACGTACGCACACGGCAGGACGCGCTCCTGCGCAGTGCCCGGCGCCTGGTCCCGGACCCCACGGACGCGCAGGACCTCCTGCAGACCGCGCTCGTACGCACCTACGGCCGCTGGGACGGCATCGCCGACAAGTCCCTGGCCGACGCCTATCTGCGCCGGGTCATGATCAACACCCGTACCGAGTGGTGGCGGGCCCGCAAGCTGGAAGAGGTCCCCACCGAGCAGCTCCCCGACGCCTCCGTCGAGGACGGCTCCGACCAGCGCGCCGACCGCGCCCTCCTCATGGACATCCTCAAGGTTCTCGCGCCCAAGCAGCGCAGCGTTGTCGTGCTGCGACACTGGGAGCAGATGAGCACCGAGGAAACGGCCGCGGCGCTCGGAATGTCGGCGGGAACCGTGAAGAGCACTCTGCACCGCGCGCTGGCCCGCCTCCGGCAGGAGCTGGAGAGCCGGGATCTGGACATGCGCGCGCTGGAGCGCGGTGACCACACCATGCGGTACGAGGGGCGTGAGCGGTGCGCGGCCTGA
- a CDS encoding A/G-specific adenine glycosylase: protein MTASPASSTAVSPDSSHALHSPVIAWFDEHARDLPWRRPEAGPWGVMVSEFMLQQTPVSRVLPVYEQWLARWPRPADLATEAPGEAVRAWGRLGYPRRALRLHGAAVAITDRHGGDVPRDHAQLLALPGIGEYTAAAVASFAYGQRHAVLDTNVRRVFARTATGVEYPPNATTAAERRLARDLLPEDEGTAARWAAASMELGALVCTAKSPDCARCPVAGLCAWRLAGKPAHEGPPRRGQTYAGTDRQVRGKLLAVLREAVGAVPQAVLDTVWDEPVQRARALDGLVADGLVEPLDGGSYRLPQTLPGA, encoded by the coding sequence ATGACTGCATCCCCAGCTTCCTCCACGGCCGTATCCCCCGACTCCTCCCACGCGCTGCACTCCCCCGTCATCGCGTGGTTCGACGAGCACGCCCGCGACCTGCCCTGGCGCCGCCCCGAGGCCGGCCCCTGGGGGGTCATGGTCAGCGAGTTCATGCTCCAGCAGACGCCCGTCAGCCGGGTCCTGCCGGTCTACGAGCAGTGGCTCGCCCGGTGGCCCCGCCCCGCGGACCTGGCCACCGAGGCCCCCGGCGAGGCCGTACGGGCCTGGGGCCGGCTCGGCTACCCGCGCCGCGCGCTGCGGCTGCACGGCGCGGCCGTCGCGATAACGGACCGGCACGGGGGCGACGTACCGCGGGACCACGCGCAGCTGCTGGCGCTGCCCGGGATCGGCGAGTACACCGCGGCGGCCGTGGCCTCCTTCGCGTACGGGCAGCGGCACGCCGTCCTCGACACGAACGTCCGCCGGGTCTTCGCGCGCACCGCGACCGGGGTCGAGTACCCGCCGAACGCGACGACCGCCGCCGAACGGCGTCTCGCCCGGGACCTGCTGCCCGAGGACGAGGGCACCGCGGCCCGCTGGGCGGCGGCCTCGATGGAGCTCGGGGCGCTGGTGTGCACCGCCAAGAGCCCCGACTGCGCGCGCTGTCCGGTGGCCGGGCTGTGCGCGTGGCGGCTCGCCGGGAAGCCGGCGCACGAGGGTCCGCCGCGGCGCGGGCAGACGTACGCCGGTACCGACCGGCAGGTGCGGGGCAAGCTCCTCGCCGTGCTCCGGGAGGCGGTGGGCGCGGTTCCGCAGGCGGTGCTCGACACGGTCTGGGACGAGCCGGTGCAGCGGGCCCGGGCGCTGGACGGGCTGGTGGCCGACGGGCTGGTGGAGCCCTTGGACGGAGGCTCCTACCGGCTTCCGCAGACCCTCCCGGGGGCCTGA
- the disA gene encoding DNA integrity scanning diadenylate cyclase DisA: protein MAAKDGAAASGKSGASSKQEAMMRASLSAVAPGQPLRDGLERIVRGNTGGLIVLGMDKSVEAMCTGGFVLDVEFTATRLRELCKLDGALILDKDITKILRAGVQLVPDASIPTEETGTRHRTADRVSKQCGFPVVSVSQSMRLIALYVDGERRVLEESGAILSRANQALATLERYKLRLDEVAGTLSALEIEDLVTVRDVTAVAQRLEMVRRIATEIAEYVVELGTDGRLLSLQLDELTVGIEQERELVIRDYVPEPTAKRSRTVDEALAELDALTHPELLELAIVARALGYTGSPETLDSAVSPRGYRLLAKVPRLPGAIIERLVEHFGGLQKLLAASVDDLQTVDGVGEARARSVREGLSRLAESSILERYV from the coding sequence GTGGCAGCCAAGGACGGGGCAGCAGCATCCGGGAAGTCGGGCGCGAGCTCCAAGCAGGAGGCCATGATGCGCGCCTCGCTGAGCGCGGTCGCACCTGGTCAGCCGCTGCGTGACGGCTTGGAGCGGATCGTCCGCGGCAACACCGGCGGGCTCATCGTCCTCGGTATGGACAAGAGCGTCGAGGCGATGTGCACCGGCGGCTTCGTCCTGGACGTGGAGTTCACCGCGACCCGGCTGCGCGAGCTGTGCAAGCTCGACGGCGCGCTCATCCTCGACAAGGACATCACCAAGATCCTGCGGGCCGGTGTGCAGCTGGTGCCGGACGCGTCGATCCCGACGGAGGAGACGGGCACGCGCCACCGTACGGCCGACCGCGTCTCCAAGCAGTGCGGCTTCCCGGTCGTGTCGGTGTCGCAGTCGATGCGGCTGATCGCGCTGTACGTGGACGGGGAGCGGCGCGTCCTGGAGGAGTCCGGGGCGATCCTGTCGCGGGCGAACCAGGCGCTGGCCACGCTGGAGCGGTACAAGCTGCGCCTCGACGAGGTCGCGGGCACGCTGTCGGCGCTGGAGATCGAGGACCTGGTCACGGTCCGCGACGTGACGGCGGTCGCGCAGCGGCTGGAAATGGTCCGCCGGATCGCGACCGAGATCGCCGAGTACGTGGTCGAACTGGGCACGGACGGGCGACTGCTGTCGCTGCAGCTGGACGAGCTGACGGTCGGCATCGAGCAGGAGCGGGAGCTCGTCATCCGGGACTACGTGCCGGAGCCGACGGCGAAGCGTTCCCGCACGGTGGACGAGGCGCTGGCGGAGCTGGACGCACTGACGCATCCGGAGCTGCTGGAGCTGGCGATCGTGGCGCGGGCGCTGGGGTACACGGGCTCGCCGGAGACGCTGGACTCGGCGGTGTCCCCGCGCGGGTACCGGCTGCTGGCGAAGGTGCCGCGGCTGCCGGGCGCGATCATCGAGCGGCTCGTGGAGCACTTCGGCGGGCTGCAGAAGCTGCTCGCCGCGAGCGTCGACGACCTGCAGACGGTGGACGGCGTGGGCGAGGCCCGTGCGCGGAGCGTCCGCGAGGGCCTGTCCCGGCTGGCCGAGTCGTCCATCCTGGAGCGGTACGTCTAG
- the radA gene encoding DNA repair protein RadA, with amino-acid sequence MAARTARSSAKDRPSYRCTDCGWTTAKWLGRCPECQAWGTVEEMGAPAVRTTAAGRVSTAALPIAQVDGRTATARSTGVDELDRVLGGGLVPGAVVLLAGEPGVGKSTLLLDVAAKAASDEHRTLYVTGEESASQVRLRADRINALNDHLYLAAETDLSAVLGHLDAVKPSLLVLDSVQTVASPEIDGAPGGMAQVREVAGALIRASKERGMATLLVGHVTKDGAIAGPRLLEHLVDVVLSFEGDRHARLRLVRGVKNRYGATDEVGCFELHDEGITGLADPSGLFLTRRAEAVPGTCLTVTLEGKRPLVAEVQALTVDSQIPSPRRTTSGLETSRVSMMLAVLEQRGRITALGKRDIYSATVGGVKLTEPAADLAIALALASAASDVPLPKNLVAIGEVGLAGEVRRVTGVQRRLAEAHRLGFTHALVPADPGKVPAGMKVIEVADMGDALRVLPRGRSRTPAKERSAQ; translated from the coding sequence ATGGCTGCCCGCACCGCTCGTTCATCCGCCAAGGACCGGCCGTCCTACCGCTGCACCGACTGCGGCTGGACGACCGCGAAGTGGCTCGGCCGCTGTCCCGAATGCCAGGCCTGGGGCACCGTCGAGGAGATGGGCGCACCCGCCGTGCGGACCACCGCCGCCGGCCGGGTCTCGACTGCCGCCCTGCCGATCGCGCAGGTCGACGGCCGGACCGCGACCGCCCGCAGCACCGGCGTGGACGAGCTGGACCGCGTCCTCGGCGGCGGGCTCGTGCCCGGTGCCGTCGTACTGCTCGCCGGCGAGCCCGGCGTCGGCAAGTCGACCCTGCTGCTGGACGTCGCGGCGAAGGCGGCCAGCGACGAGCACCGCACGCTGTACGTGACCGGCGAGGAGTCGGCCAGCCAGGTGCGCCTGCGGGCCGACCGGATCAACGCCCTCAACGATCACCTCTATCTCGCTGCCGAGACCGACCTGTCGGCCGTCCTCGGGCATCTCGACGCCGTGAAGCCCTCCCTGCTGGTCCTGGACTCCGTACAGACCGTCGCCTCCCCCGAGATCGACGGCGCGCCCGGCGGCATGGCCCAGGTGCGCGAGGTGGCCGGAGCACTGATCCGGGCCTCCAAGGAGCGCGGGATGGCCACCCTCCTCGTCGGCCACGTGACCAAGGACGGGGCCATCGCCGGTCCCCGCCTGCTGGAGCACCTCGTCGACGTGGTGCTGAGCTTCGAGGGCGACCGGCACGCCCGGCTGCGGCTGGTGCGCGGCGTCAAGAACCGGTACGGGGCCACCGACGAGGTCGGCTGCTTCGAGCTGCACGACGAGGGGATCACCGGGCTCGCCGACCCGAGCGGACTGTTCCTGACCCGGCGGGCCGAGGCCGTGCCGGGCACCTGCCTGACGGTGACTCTGGAGGGGAAGCGCCCGCTGGTCGCCGAGGTGCAGGCGCTGACCGTGGACTCCCAGATCCCCTCCCCCCGGCGGACCACCTCCGGCCTGGAGACCTCGCGCGTGTCGATGATGCTGGCGGTGCTGGAGCAGCGCGGCCGGATCACCGCGCTCGGCAAGCGCGACATCTACAGCGCCACCGTGGGCGGGGTGAAGCTCACCGAGCCGGCCGCCGACCTGGCGATCGCGCTCGCGCTGGCCTCCGCCGCCAGCGACGTCCCGCTGCCGAAGAACCTCGTCGCGATCGGTGAGGTCGGCCTGGCCGGCGAGGTGCGGCGGGTGACCGGCGTGCAGCGGCGGCTCGCGGAGGCGCACCGGCTGGGATTCACACATGCGCTCGTGCCGGCGGATCCGGGGAAGGTGCCGGCCGGGATGAAGGTCATCGAGGTGGCCGACATGGGTGACGCGCTACGGGTGTTGCCGCGCGGCCGCTCCCGTACGCCGGCCAAGGAGCGCTCCGCGCAGTAG
- a CDS encoding BACON domain-containing protein: MNSSNQAHSSARTGAHRAHGRTPHAAEQPPPFRHEPYLDGLFTYCLSVLCDHDTATDVLGDVLAVAERHPGRCPDEGDRRAWLYALARWGCLHRLAEQRRARQGAHSARRAPEHAGRDRAPGDPGDDTRDDRGQDAHRPLDVSAYRRTELARLAWPEAAGTTPEQREALELAVRHRLGVPELAAVLGTPAAVARELLSGAACEVERTRAALAVVETGNCPSVSRLTGDDGDGNVLLSSTLRAELVRHVDDCPRCRRAAERVGAAGPWPGSGGINTAALPLVPAPRSAVHAAMLRSGRGRGRGPAPRFDRTGFPMDPKDRAARRDRLRARVVTTTVVATVVAAPVLALWAAYRGGPDTGEPGGDATRISASESELPTARTDGRPLTAYENAGNATTTGGPGFAQSDTTSDVSVEVISTGPPATPDHPGGAGRLTVAASAQGAVTLLTLTASGGAPVDWRLWSDAPWLRASRTAGTLAPGESVTLKISVDPEGQPVGAWTARVGVDPSGAVVSIQGRGRPAATPAPTPDPTRPTPPAPSPDPTRPSTPQPSPTEPTIPPPSPTPEPSPTEGSGGTVSPAPDPAPSPSTGP, encoded by the coding sequence GTGAACAGCAGCAACCAGGCACACTCCTCAGCGCGCACCGGCGCACACCGGGCGCACGGGCGCACGCCCCACGCGGCCGAGCAGCCGCCGCCGTTCCGGCACGAGCCCTACCTGGACGGCCTGTTCACGTACTGCCTGTCGGTCCTGTGCGACCACGACACCGCGACCGACGTGCTCGGGGACGTCCTCGCCGTCGCCGAGCGGCATCCCGGCCGCTGCCCCGACGAGGGGGACCGGCGCGCCTGGCTCTACGCGCTCGCCCGCTGGGGCTGCCTGCACCGGCTGGCCGAGCAACGGCGCGCGCGCCAGGGAGCGCATTCCGCTCGGCGTGCGCCGGAGCACGCCGGCCGTGACCGTGCGCCGGGTGATCCGGGTGATGACACGCGAGACGACCGCGGCCAGGACGCCCACCGGCCCCTTGACGTGAGCGCCTACCGCCGTACGGAGCTGGCCCGGCTCGCCTGGCCCGAAGCCGCAGGCACCACACCCGAGCAGCGCGAGGCCCTCGAACTCGCCGTCCGCCACCGCCTCGGCGTCCCCGAACTCGCCGCCGTCCTCGGCACCCCCGCGGCCGTCGCCCGCGAGCTGCTGTCCGGCGCCGCCTGCGAGGTGGAGCGCACCCGCGCCGCCCTCGCCGTCGTCGAGACCGGCAACTGCCCCAGCGTCTCCCGGCTCACCGGCGACGACGGCGACGGCAACGTCCTGCTCTCCAGCACCCTGCGCGCCGAGCTCGTCCGCCACGTCGACGACTGCCCCCGATGTCGCCGCGCCGCCGAACGCGTGGGGGCCGCAGGCCCCTGGCCCGGCTCCGGCGGCATCAACACCGCCGCGCTCCCCCTCGTACCCGCTCCCCGCAGCGCCGTCCACGCCGCGATGCTCCGCTCCGGCCGGGGCCGCGGCCGAGGGCCCGCCCCGCGCTTCGACCGCACCGGCTTCCCCATGGACCCCAAGGACCGCGCGGCCCGCCGGGACCGGCTGCGCGCCCGGGTGGTGACCACCACCGTCGTCGCCACCGTCGTCGCCGCCCCGGTCCTGGCGCTGTGGGCCGCGTACCGGGGCGGACCCGACACGGGCGAGCCCGGCGGCGACGCCACCCGTATCTCCGCCAGCGAGTCCGAACTCCCGACCGCGCGGACCGACGGCCGCCCGCTCACCGCCTACGAGAACGCCGGGAACGCCACCACCACCGGCGGCCCCGGCTTCGCCCAGAGCGACACCACCTCCGACGTCTCCGTCGAGGTCATCAGCACCGGCCCGCCCGCGACCCCCGACCACCCCGGCGGCGCCGGCCGCCTCACCGTGGCCGCGTCCGCCCAGGGCGCCGTCACCCTGCTCACCCTCACCGCCTCCGGCGGCGCCCCCGTGGACTGGCGGCTCTGGTCCGACGCCCCCTGGCTGCGCGCGAGCCGGACCGCGGGCACGCTGGCCCCAGGAGAATCGGTCACCCTAAAGATCTCCGTGGACCCGGAAGGCCAGCCCGTCGGCGCCTGGACGGCCCGGGTCGGGGTCGATCCGAGCGGCGCGGTGGTCTCCATCCAGGGCCGCGGCCGCCCCGCGGCGACGCCCGCGCCCACCCCGGACCCGACCCGACCCACGCCCCCGGCGCCCTCGCCGGACCCGACGCGGCCGTCCACTCCGCAGCCGTCCCCGACGGAGCCGACGATTCCGCCGCCGTCCCCGACGCCCGAGCCGTCCCCGACGGAGGGCTCAGGCGGAACGGTTTCCCCCGCGCCGGACCCGGCCCCGTCGCCATCGACGGGACCCTGA
- a CDS encoding Ppx/GppA phosphatase family protein translates to MRLGVLDVGSNTVHLLVVDAHPGARPQPAHSHKVEMRLAELLDERGAVTPEGVERLVSVIADAVQAAEDKGCEDVLPFATSAVREATNADEVLARVKTETGVDLPVLSGDDEARLTFLAARRWFGWSAGKLLVLDIGGGSLEIAYGIDEDPDAAVSLPLGAGRLTSGWLPGDPPDSLDIRALRRHVRAEIARTVGEFSRFGTPDHVVATSKTFKQLARIAGAARSAEGLYVQRDLSRKSLEEWVPRLAAMTTAQRSALPGVSEGRANQLLAGALVAEGAMDLFGVEELEICPWALREGVILRRLDHMPAPGA, encoded by the coding sequence ATGAGACTCGGTGTGCTGGATGTGGGTTCGAATACGGTCCATCTGCTGGTGGTGGACGCGCACCCTGGCGCGCGCCCGCAGCCGGCGCACTCGCACAAGGTGGAGATGAGGCTGGCGGAGCTGCTCGACGAGCGCGGCGCCGTCACCCCCGAAGGCGTCGAGCGCCTCGTCTCGGTGATCGCCGACGCGGTCCAGGCCGCCGAGGACAAGGGGTGCGAGGACGTCCTCCCCTTCGCCACCAGCGCCGTACGCGAGGCCACGAACGCGGACGAGGTCCTCGCGCGGGTCAAGACCGAGACCGGCGTCGACCTGCCGGTGCTGAGCGGCGACGACGAGGCCCGCCTCACCTTCCTGGCGGCCCGCCGCTGGTTCGGCTGGTCCGCCGGGAAACTGCTGGTCCTGGACATCGGCGGCGGCTCGCTGGAGATCGCGTACGGCATCGACGAGGACCCGGACGCGGCCGTCTCCCTCCCGCTGGGCGCGGGCCGCCTCACCTCGGGCTGGCTCCCGGGCGACCCGCCGGACTCGCTGGACATCCGGGCGCTAAGGCGCCACGTCCGGGCGGAGATCGCCCGGACGGTCGGCGAGTTCAGCCGCTTCGGGACGCCGGACCACGTGGTGGCGACCTCGAAGACGTTCAAGCAGCTGGCCCGCATCGCCGGCGCGGCCCGCTCGGCCGAGGGCCTGTACGTGCAGCGGGATCTGAGCCGCAAGTCCCTGGAGGAATGGGTCCCGCGCCTGGCGGCGATGACCACGGCCCAGCGCTCCGCCCTCCCGGGCGTCTCGGAGGGCCGCGCGAACCAGCTCCTGGCGGGAGCGCTGGTCGCGGAGGGCGCGATGGACCTCTTCGGCGTGGAGGAACTGGAGATCTGCCCGTGGGCCCTGCGCGAGGGCGTGATCCTGCGCAGGCTGGACCACATGCCGGCACCGGGGGCGTAG
- a CDS encoding DUF3592 domain-containing protein: MGREWLFSLIPLTIGVSFLTFGIYGLRYARLLRHHGVNAEARIVRHQVSRNDEGGKFYHPVAAWTDRDGRAHEHSSRFGRGTVGNAFRVGACVMVRYDPGKPDRFEIEGWDMKKMDLFAAVLGSIFTAGTVTVVLVRLLTL, translated from the coding sequence ATGGGACGCGAATGGCTTTTCTCTCTCATCCCCCTGACGATCGGCGTCTCCTTCCTCACCTTCGGCATCTACGGCCTGCGCTACGCCCGTCTGCTTCGCCACCACGGCGTGAATGCCGAGGCTCGGATCGTCCGTCACCAGGTTTCACGCAACGATGAGGGCGGCAAGTTCTACCACCCGGTTGCCGCTTGGACGGACCGGGATGGGCGCGCCCACGAACACTCCTCCCGGTTCGGCCGTGGAACGGTCGGAAACGCCTTCCGTGTGGGGGCGTGCGTCATGGTGCGGTACGACCCGGGAAAGCCGGACCGGTTCGAGATCGAGGGTTGGGACATGAAGAAGATGGATCTCTTCGCCGCAGTGCTGGGGTCGATCTTCACTGCCGGCACGGTGACGGTGGTGCTCGTACGGCTGCTCACCCTCTGA